Proteins from a single region of Methanotorris igneus Kol 5:
- the speB gene encoding agmatinase codes for MEYFEDYTKFICASDDFENADAVIFGIPYDGTTSFKAGTRFGPKAIREASWGLETYSPILRKDLVDCNFCDMQDIFIYGSQEETFERIYQASKDIMKSEKIPIMLGGEHSVTYPVVKAAKDIYGDLVVLHFDAHCDLRDEYLGNKLSHACVIRRCYELTKDIYQFGIRSGDREEWEFAKNTKLSMELMSKEDVKEIKDLDKPIYLTVDIDVLDPAFAPGTGTPEPCGFSTRELLNSLYNLKEVNDRIIGFDVVEVSPHYDIGGITAIAAAKIVRELILMIL; via the coding sequence ATGGAATATTTTGAGGATTATACAAAGTTTATATGTGCAAGTGATGACTTTGAAAATGCAGATGCAGTTATTTTTGGAATCCCGTACGATGGAACTACAAGTTTTAAAGCAGGGACAAGATTCGGTCCTAAGGCAATAAGAGAGGCGTCATGGGGATTGGAAACATACAGCCCAATTTTAAGGAAGGATTTGGTTGATTGCAATTTTTGCGATATGCAGGACATTTTTATTTATGGAAGTCAGGAAGAAACATTTGAGAGGATATATCAAGCCTCAAAAGACATAATGAAGAGCGAAAAAATTCCAATAATGCTTGGAGGAGAACACTCAGTAACCTACCCTGTTGTTAAGGCAGCGAAGGATATCTATGGAGATTTGGTGGTCTTGCACTTTGATGCCCATTGTGATTTGAGGGATGAGTATTTGGGGAACAAGTTGTCCCATGCATGTGTTATTAGGAGATGCTATGAATTAACAAAAGACATCTACCAATTTGGGATTAGGAGTGGGGATAGAGAGGAGTGGGAATTTGCAAAAAATACAAAATTATCCATGGAGTTAATGAGTAAGGAAGATGTAAAAGAAATTAAGGATTTAGATAAACCAATATATTTAACTGTTGATATTGACGTTTTAGACCCTGCATTTGCCCCTGGAACAGGAACACCAGAACCTTGTGGATTTTCAACAAGAGAGTTATTGAATTCCCTATATAATTTAAAAGAAGTTAACGATAGGATTATTGGTTTTGATGTTGTTGAGGTATCTCCGCATTATGATATTGGAGGGATTACTGCTATTGCAGCGGCAAAGATTGTTAGGGAATTAATTTTGATGATATTGTAA
- a CDS encoding tRNA (N(6)-L-threonylcarbamoyladenosine(37)-C(2))-methylthiotransferase, which yields MKVYVEGYGCTLNTADTNIIENSLRDYGFEITSNIEDADLVIINTCVVRLETENRMFARINYFKSLNKKVVVAGCLAKALKKKVENLADLLIMPREAHLSGKILYKHFIEKSSIEKDINLEEKLKYLSPSLITPLPISEGCIGNCSYCIVKIARGRLVSYSREKLVEKAKELINSGTKCLLITAQDTACYGFDRNDNLPNLINDLCSIEGEFIMRIGMMHAKNVENILDDLIEAYKDEKVAKLLHLPLQSGDDDVLKAMKREYTVDEFISIVNEFRKKIKDLTFVTDIIVGFPTETEEAFENTLEVLRKLKPDYIHGAKYTSRKYTEAARMKQIDTKIRKRRSEILDKLRRELSYMNNKKYIGKKMRVLVTEEGKGITHNFKVVRFNKNAEIGTFKEIKITDAKTFGLFGELC from the coding sequence ATGAAAGTTTATGTTGAAGGATACGGATGCACATTAAACACGGCAGACACAAACATCATAGAGAATTCATTGAGGGATTATGGTTTTGAGATAACAAGTAATATTGAGGATGCGGATTTAGTAATTATAAACACTTGCGTTGTTAGGTTGGAAACTGAGAACAGAATGTTTGCACGAATAAATTACTTCAAATCATTAAATAAAAAGGTTGTTGTGGCTGGCTGTTTAGCAAAGGCACTTAAAAAGAAGGTTGAAAATTTGGCAGATCTTTTAATTATGCCAAGAGAAGCACATTTATCCGGAAAGATTCTTTATAAACACTTTATTGAAAAAAGCTCCATTGAAAAAGATATAAACTTAGAGGAGAAACTTAAATATTTATCCCCTTCATTGATAACTCCACTTCCAATAAGTGAGGGATGCATAGGAAACTGCTCATACTGTATTGTAAAAATAGCAAGAGGAAGATTGGTTTCATACAGTAGAGAGAAACTCGTAGAGAAGGCAAAAGAACTAATAAACTCTGGAACAAAATGTTTATTGATAACTGCGCAAGATACTGCATGCTATGGATTTGATAGGAACGATAACCTCCCAAACTTAATAAATGACTTATGTAGTATTGAAGGAGAATTCATAATGAGAATAGGTATGATGCACGCTAAGAATGTAGAGAATATTTTAGATGATTTAATTGAAGCATATAAGGATGAGAAGGTTGCTAAACTCTTACATTTACCATTGCAGAGTGGGGATGATGATGTTTTAAAGGCAATGAAGAGGGAATATACAGTTGATGAGTTCATCTCAATTGTAAATGAATTTAGAAAAAAGATAAAGGACTTAACTTTTGTAACGGACATTATTGTTGGTTTTCCAACAGAAACAGAAGAAGCCTTTGAGAACACACTCGAAGTTTTAAGAAAGTTAAAACCAGATTACATTCATGGGGCCAAATATACATCGAGAAAATACACAGAAGCGGCAAGGATGAAACAAATTGATACAAAAATAAGAAAAAGAAGGTCTGAGATTCTTGATAAGTTGAGAAGAGAGTTAAGTTATATGAATAATAAAAAATACATTGGAAAGAAGATGAGAGTTTTAGTAACTGAGGAAGGTAAAGGAATTACGCACAATTTCAAAGTTGTTAGATTTAATAAGAATGCAGAAATTGGAACATTTAAAGAGATAAAGATAACCGACGCTAAGACATTTGGCTTATTTGGAGAATTGTGCTAA
- a CDS encoding methanogenesis marker 7 protein, whose protein sequence is MYEIVRYEGGVYKNNILKEWIEDIGGFVIQEHVMQLDVYMTVALPQSEIEAFKEEAKKYKGKVVETPLAGIEIAVVAPSLSRHHLPHTACDISEYVRRFGAKPNMIGLAHGAGKSISRISEREKKLIEEHDIAIYVMGNFANCIKDKTHLFDVDIPVVVTGGPEELDIPYPYVGNLGRRAHRLRHGEEIRALRKMIDVVTELINERRKELSYDPPIVPPVVVKDEIEKRVEEVFNILSPMPIVTQLDGLRIKMDYDKYKDKIANVKVGNYVLKDIAYITRSMMKNYILVKIKPKSEVEFELGK, encoded by the coding sequence ATGTATGAAATTGTTAGATATGAAGGAGGAGTATACAAGAATAATATTTTAAAGGAATGGATTGAAGATATCGGTGGCTTTGTTATTCAAGAGCATGTCATGCAGTTAGATGTTTATATGACCGTTGCTTTGCCCCAAAGTGAGATTGAGGCATTTAAAGAAGAAGCAAAGAAATATAAAGGGAAAGTAGTTGAGACACCATTGGCAGGGATTGAGATAGCAGTTGTTGCCCCAAGTTTGTCAAGGCATCACTTGCCACACACTGCATGTGATATATCTGAATATGTTAGGAGATTTGGAGCAAAGCCAAATATGATAGGTCTTGCACATGGGGCAGGGAAAAGTATAAGTAGAATTAGCGAGAGGGAGAAGAAACTCATCGAAGAGCATGATATTGCAATATATGTAATGGGTAATTTTGCAAATTGTATAAAAGACAAAACACACTTATTTGATGTGGATATTCCAGTAGTTGTAACTGGAGGGCCGGAGGAGTTAGATATCCCTTATCCATATGTTGGAAACTTAGGTAGGAGAGCACATAGGTTGAGACATGGGGAGGAAATTAGGGCATTGAGAAAAATGATAGACGTTGTTACAGAGTTGATAAATGAGAGGAGAAAAGAACTCTCTTACGATCCCCCAATTGTGCCACCAGTTGTCGTTAAGGACGAGATTGAGAAAAGAGTGGAGGAAGTATTTAACATACTCTCCCCAATGCCCATTGTTACACAACTTGATGGTTTAAGGATTAAAATGGATTATGACAAATACAAAGATAAAATTGCAAATGTTAAAGTAGGAAATTATGTTTTAAAAGATATTGCATATATAACAAGGTCTATGATGAAAAACTACATTCTTGTAAAGATAAAACCAAAATCGGAAGTTGAATTTGAGTTAGGCAAATAG